The Phycisphaerales bacterium AB-hyl4 genome includes a window with the following:
- a CDS encoding secondary thiamine-phosphate synthase enzyme YjbQ produces the protein MRSYSVKTHQRDEMLDVTDHVREAVRDAGVRDGQALAYVPHTTAGITINENADPDVVHDMLAQLDKMVPWSQPFYRHGEGNSASHVKASMMGSSVTVLVRDGELVLGTWQGIWFCEFDGPRTRKLHVAVHNTN, from the coding sequence ATGCGCAGCTATTCGGTCAAAACGCATCAACGCGACGAAATGCTCGACGTTACCGACCACGTCCGCGAGGCCGTCCGCGACGCCGGCGTCCGTGACGGCCAGGCCCTCGCCTACGTGCCCCACACCACCGCCGGCATCACCATCAACGAAAACGCCGACCCCGACGTCGTCCACGACATGCTCGCTCAACTCGATAAAATGGTGCCCTGGTCCCAACCGTTCTACCGGCACGGCGAAGGCAACTCCGCCTCGCATGTCAAAGCCTCCATGATGGGCTCAAGCGTCACCGTCCTCGTCCGCGACGGCGAACTCGTGCTCGGCACGTGGCAAGGCATCTGGTTCTGCGAATTTGACGGCCCGCGCACACGCAAGCTGCACGTCGCCGTGCACAACACCAACTGA
- a CDS encoding glycosyltransferase, with amino-acid sequence MSTPRISVIIPCRDEVVGLERTLCSVIDQGYENIELLVADGGSVDGSVELIAEYAEHIAWWHSGPDTGPADGVNLAMRHATGEIVGILHAGDLYLPGALEAVIERMVGESRSDWVVGHGVRTDGQDGEQGRYDAVAPASPVSFLMHDTGQLPTSAVFYRKSLLERHGPFDVRFRFAWSYEMHARLIIANRRPTVVGRLLVAHREDDRDNDSINRTLRQGIEYIEVAERFGEHLPIKQQYALWRNTDERRRIYALAEAEMKSGLARRQLWQRLLRRPWWLASPSYRRMLLHGTDSRDDKGHDHDQTRHAA; translated from the coding sequence ATGTCGACGCCCCGTATCAGTGTGATCATTCCGTGTCGTGATGAGGTGGTTGGGCTTGAGCGAACGCTTTGCAGCGTGATCGATCAGGGCTATGAAAATATTGAATTGCTCGTCGCGGACGGCGGATCGGTCGACGGCAGCGTCGAGCTGATCGCGGAGTATGCGGAGCATATCGCGTGGTGGCATAGCGGGCCCGACACCGGCCCGGCCGACGGGGTGAACCTGGCGATGCGACACGCGACGGGCGAGATCGTCGGCATCCTCCACGCGGGCGACCTTTATCTGCCCGGCGCGCTGGAAGCCGTGATCGAACGCATGGTCGGCGAATCGCGCAGCGACTGGGTGGTGGGCCACGGTGTCCGTACCGATGGACAAGATGGCGAGCAGGGGCGATACGATGCGGTCGCGCCGGCGTCGCCGGTGTCGTTTCTCATGCATGACACGGGGCAGTTGCCGACGTCGGCAGTGTTCTATCGAAAGAGCCTGCTTGAGCGGCATGGCCCGTTCGACGTGCGGTTCCGCTTTGCCTGGAGCTATGAGATGCATGCCCGGCTGATCATCGCCAACCGTCGGCCGACGGTGGTGGGGCGATTGCTGGTGGCGCATCGCGAAGACGATCGCGACAACGACTCTATCAATCGCACACTGCGCCAGGGCATCGAGTACATCGAAGTGGCCGAGCGCTTTGGTGAGCATCTGCCAATCAAGCAGCAGTATGCCCTCTGGCGAAACACGGACGAACGTCGACGCATCTACGCGCTGGCGGAAGCGGAAATGAAATCGGGGCTGGCGAGGCGGCAATTGTGGCAGCGGCTGCTGCGTCGGCCGTGGTGGCTGGCGAGCCCGAGCTACCGCCGTATGTTGCTGCATGGCACGGACAGCCGCGATGACAAAGGCCACGATCACGACCAGACACGCCACGCGGCGTAA
- the hflX gene encoding GTPase HflX: MPTQINREQLSVQRERAILAAGLLPDDGRDPQDPLGELRSLADTAGAVVVDELMQKRQKPNASTFVGKGKVEALRDMASALKADVIIFDNDLSPSQIGNIEKIVERKVLDRSELILDIFAARARTHEAKLQVELAQLEYTYPRLRAMWTHLERIVGGAPAGIGTRGPGEQQLEIDRRIVQRKKSELKKEITQIQGRKEREVAARNLDYFTVGLVGYTNAGKSTLFNTLTEGEAYADDKLFATLSTRTRKWNLGGGDTAMLSDTVGFVRDLPHHLVASFRATLEEAVHSDLLLVVLDVAHPRAKQQLETVMEVLDEIGADAQPRLLVLNKIDAIEHASDIDAFQSEHHDSIAISAKTGRGLDQLVERVREAVRGQLDQLDITMHTGDGKAINFLENRASVINRRYEGDDVTMSVRIGARQLDQLRAMGTTARLAGAPQNAGLPGDGPTRGWGR; this comes from the coding sequence ATGCCCACACAGATCAACCGTGAACAACTCAGTGTCCAGCGCGAACGCGCGATCCTCGCCGCGGGCCTGCTGCCCGACGACGGCCGCGATCCGCAGGACCCGCTCGGCGAGCTGCGATCCCTGGCCGACACCGCCGGCGCGGTCGTCGTCGATGAGCTGATGCAAAAGCGTCAAAAGCCCAACGCCAGCACCTTCGTCGGCAAGGGCAAGGTCGAAGCGTTGCGCGACATGGCCAGCGCACTCAAGGCCGACGTCATCATCTTCGACAACGACCTCTCGCCTTCGCAGATCGGCAACATCGAGAAGATCGTCGAACGCAAAGTGCTCGACCGCAGCGAGCTGATCCTCGACATCTTCGCCGCCCGCGCCCGCACGCACGAAGCCAAGCTTCAGGTCGAGCTCGCTCAACTTGAGTACACCTACCCGCGCCTCCGCGCGATGTGGACCCACCTCGAACGCATCGTCGGCGGTGCGCCGGCGGGCATCGGCACGCGCGGCCCCGGCGAGCAGCAACTCGAAATCGACCGCCGCATCGTGCAGCGAAAAAAGAGCGAACTCAAAAAAGAAATCACGCAGATCCAGGGCCGTAAGGAACGCGAAGTCGCCGCGCGAAACCTCGACTACTTCACCGTCGGCCTCGTCGGCTATACCAACGCCGGCAAGAGCACACTCTTCAACACGCTGACCGAAGGCGAAGCCTACGCCGACGACAAGCTGTTCGCCACGCTCTCGACACGCACGCGGAAGTGGAACCTCGGCGGCGGCGACACGGCCATGCTCTCGGACACGGTCGGCTTCGTCCGCGACCTGCCCCACCACCTCGTCGCCAGTTTCCGCGCGACCCTCGAAGAAGCTGTGCACAGCGACCTGCTGCTGGTCGTGCTCGACGTGGCTCACCCACGCGCAAAGCAGCAACTTGAGACAGTGATGGAAGTGCTCGATGAAATCGGCGCTGACGCGCAGCCGCGTCTGCTCGTACTCAACAAGATTGACGCGATCGAACACGCCTCCGACATCGACGCGTTTCAAAGCGAGCACCATGACAGCATCGCCATCAGCGCAAAGACCGGCCGAGGCCTCGACCAGCTCGTCGAACGCGTACGCGAAGCCGTGCGCGGCCAGCTCGATCAACTCGACATCACCATGCACACCGGCGACGGCAAGGCGATCAACTTTCTCGAAAATCGGGCAAGTGTGATTAACCGCCGATATGAAGGCGACGACGTCACCATGAGCGTCCGCATCGGCGCCCGTCAGCTTGATCAACTCCGCGCGATGGGCACAACCGCCCGCCTCGCCGGTGCACCGCAAAACGCCGGCCTGCCCGGCGACGGCCCCACCCGCGGCTGGGGAAGGTGA
- a CDS encoding PA0069 family radical SAM protein yields the protein MDEAFEYCDGLPNGPVRGRGAGLNPGNRFEDVRLHVLGEHLDAVLVEHDAQRQVTTRVLRDQSRTLINYVDPAKSPDIGFRWTINPYRGCEHGCIYCYARPGHEYLGLSSGLDFETTILAKLDAPALLERELDKATWQGEPIVMAGVTDVYQPIEAKLRLTRGLLEVMARCRQPVSLITKNKLILRDLDLLMELAKHDAVHAAVSLTTLDATLAQRMEPRASHPRDRLEAIRQLSAAGVPVTVMAAPIIPGLNDRELPALLKAAAEAGATSAGYVLLRLPYQIKALFLDWLARHYPQRAGKVESFIRQARGGELYEATHGKRMRGEGAMAEQIGDVFRLFRRRYGLTGQRHALSSDAFVRPNRDGQMSLF from the coding sequence ATGGATGAGGCGTTTGAGTATTGCGACGGCCTGCCGAACGGCCCGGTGCGTGGGCGCGGAGCGGGGCTGAATCCGGGCAACCGGTTTGAAGACGTTCGGCTACACGTCCTCGGCGAGCACCTGGACGCGGTGCTGGTGGAGCATGATGCACAGCGGCAGGTGACGACGCGCGTGCTGCGTGACCAATCGCGCACGCTGATCAACTACGTCGACCCGGCGAAGAGCCCGGACATTGGGTTTCGATGGACAATCAATCCATACCGGGGTTGTGAGCATGGCTGCATCTATTGTTACGCGCGGCCCGGCCATGAGTATCTGGGGCTGTCGAGTGGGTTGGATTTTGAGACGACGATCTTGGCGAAGCTGGACGCGCCGGCGTTGCTGGAGCGTGAGTTGGACAAGGCGACGTGGCAGGGCGAGCCGATCGTGATGGCGGGCGTGACGGATGTGTATCAGCCGATCGAGGCGAAGCTGCGGCTGACGCGGGGGCTGCTTGAGGTGATGGCGCGGTGTCGGCAGCCGGTGAGTCTGATCACGAAGAACAAGCTGATCCTCCGCGATCTCGATCTGCTGATGGAACTGGCGAAGCATGATGCTGTGCACGCGGCGGTGAGTCTGACGACGCTGGATGCGACATTGGCGCAGCGGATGGAGCCGAGGGCGAGCCATCCGCGCGATCGGCTTGAGGCGATACGGCAACTCAGCGCGGCAGGCGTGCCGGTGACGGTGATGGCAGCGCCGATCATTCCCGGGCTGAACGATCGTGAGTTGCCCGCGCTGTTGAAGGCGGCGGCGGAGGCGGGCGCGACGTCGGCAGGGTATGTGCTGCTGCGGCTGCCGTACCAGATCAAGGCGCTGTTTCTCGATTGGCTCGCGCGGCATTACCCGCAGCGGGCGGGGAAAGTCGAGAGCTTCATTCGGCAAGCACGCGGCGGCGAGTTGTATGAGGCGACGCACGGCAAGCGCATGCGCGGTGAAGGGGCGATGGCGGAACAGATCGGCGACGTGTTCCGGCTATTCAGGCGGCGGTACGGGTTGACGGGACAGCGACACGCGCTGTCGAGCGATGCGTTTGTGCGCCCGAACCGCGATGGGCAGATGTCGCTGTTTTGA
- the gyrB gene encoding DNA topoisomerase (ATP-hydrolyzing) subunit B, protein MEDRPSQDTNTTPQAAPAINADGHNYSESSIKVLEGLDAVRKRPGMYIGDTTARGLHHLVYEIADNAIDEHMANRCNAIAVKLNADGSCSITDDGSGIPVGPYSHSNPNLNGRPTVEIVFTVLHAGGKFDHDAYKTSGGLHGVGASVVNALSEYVEIEIARAGKLYAMSFERGKVSEELHVIGERTKTGTKVTFKPDNEVFPDITFRYDTLVTRFRELAYLNPGLTITLENEATNKTETFHYPEGIAAFVKALSDGKNVIHQDPIYFRVDDEAQGLVVEIALQYNDSYNETLLTFANNINTVEGGTHLSGFKTALTRTLNSYARNTNLLKGDSAPTGDDLREGLVAIVSVKVSDPQFEGQTKTKLGNAEVEGFVNTSVGQRLTAWLEEHPNDAKRVVQKGVMAAQAREAARKARELTRRKGALDAGGLPGKLYDCTSKDIANSEIYLVEGDSAGGSAKAGRDHRTQAILPLKGKILNVEKARLDKILGFEEIRVIIQALNCGIGADDFNPDKLRYGKVIIMTDADVDGSHIRTLLLTFFFRQMPDLIRQNRIFIAQPPLYQIARGKKSEFVLNEKTMKNVLTELGLDQAALIAFREDRTEEQRITGEKLLALFKTLERVNDLVHTLERRGVVFGHLLTLRENDPKGERRFPRIHLAVPHSLEFTEVGGDYFFWSEQDEDAFRAKHGLNEADPELDRVTGESANGQSSNGNATPAPARRTVRHELHEVKPLEQLLARLDEVGLSADDYTIGRKESVTGELEPTRFELHTIDLKGNPHIDAVVNLADFVPMVLDAGKRGMEIKRFKGLGEMDPDQLWDTTMNPENRVLLRVTWDAASEAEKLFSILMGEEVEPRRKYIEEHALDVKNLDV, encoded by the coding sequence ATGGAAGACCGGCCCTCCCAAGACACCAATACGACCCCCCAAGCCGCACCCGCCATCAACGCCGACGGCCACAACTACTCCGAGTCCAGCATCAAGGTTCTCGAAGGCCTCGACGCCGTCCGCAAACGCCCCGGCATGTACATCGGCGACACCACCGCCCGCGGCCTCCATCACCTCGTCTACGAGATCGCCGACAACGCCATCGACGAGCACATGGCCAACCGCTGTAACGCCATCGCCGTCAAGCTCAACGCCGACGGCTCATGCTCCATCACCGACGACGGCTCCGGCATCCCCGTCGGCCCCTACTCGCATTCCAACCCCAACCTCAACGGCCGACCCACCGTCGAAATCGTCTTCACCGTCCTGCACGCCGGCGGCAAGTTCGACCACGACGCCTACAAAACCTCAGGCGGCCTGCACGGCGTCGGCGCGTCCGTCGTCAATGCCCTCTCCGAATACGTCGAAATCGAAATCGCTCGCGCCGGCAAGCTCTACGCCATGAGCTTCGAACGCGGCAAAGTCTCCGAAGAACTTCACGTCATCGGCGAACGCACGAAAACCGGCACGAAAGTCACCTTCAAGCCAGACAACGAAGTCTTCCCCGACATCACCTTCCGCTACGACACCCTCGTCACCCGTTTCCGTGAACTGGCCTACCTCAACCCCGGCCTGACCATCACCCTCGAAAACGAAGCGACCAACAAAACCGAAACCTTCCACTATCCCGAAGGCATCGCCGCGTTCGTCAAAGCCCTCAGCGACGGCAAGAACGTCATCCACCAGGACCCGATCTACTTCCGCGTCGATGACGAAGCACAAGGCCTCGTCGTCGAAATCGCCCTGCAATACAACGACTCCTACAACGAAACGCTGCTGACCTTCGCCAACAACATCAACACCGTCGAAGGCGGCACGCACCTCTCCGGCTTCAAGACCGCCCTCACCCGCACACTCAACTCCTACGCCCGCAACACCAACCTGCTCAAGGGCGACTCCGCACCCACCGGCGACGACCTGCGCGAAGGCCTCGTCGCCATCGTCTCCGTCAAAGTCTCCGACCCGCAATTCGAAGGCCAGACCAAAACCAAGCTCGGCAACGCCGAGGTCGAAGGCTTCGTCAACACCAGCGTCGGACAACGCCTCACCGCCTGGCTGGAAGAGCATCCCAACGACGCGAAGCGCGTCGTCCAGAAAGGCGTCATGGCCGCGCAAGCCCGCGAAGCGGCACGCAAGGCCCGCGAGCTCACCCGCCGCAAGGGCGCCCTCGACGCCGGCGGACTGCCCGGCAAACTCTACGACTGCACCAGCAAAGACATCGCCAACTCCGAAATCTACCTCGTCGAAGGTGACTCCGCCGGCGGCTCCGCCAAGGCCGGCCGCGACCACCGCACGCAGGCCATCCTGCCGCTCAAGGGTAAAATCCTCAACGTCGAAAAGGCCCGCCTCGACAAGATCCTCGGCTTCGAGGAAATCCGCGTCATCATCCAGGCGCTGAACTGCGGCATCGGTGCCGACGACTTCAACCCCGACAAGCTCCGCTATGGCAAGGTCATCATCATGACCGACGCCGACGTCGACGGCAGCCACATCCGAACGCTGCTGCTGACATTCTTCTTCCGCCAGATGCCCGACCTGATTCGCCAGAACCGCATCTTCATCGCCCAGCCGCCGCTCTACCAGATCGCCCGCGGCAAGAAGAGCGAGTTCGTCCTCAACGAAAAGACGATGAAGAACGTGCTCACCGAGCTCGGCCTCGACCAGGCCGCGCTGATCGCCTTCCGCGAAGATCGCACGGAAGAGCAGCGCATCACCGGCGAAAAACTGCTCGCCCTCTTCAAAACCCTCGAACGCGTCAATGACCTCGTGCACACCCTCGAACGCCGCGGCGTCGTGTTTGGGCACCTGCTCACCCTCCGCGAGAACGACCCCAAGGGCGAACGCCGCTTCCCCCGCATCCACCTCGCCGTCCCCCACAGCCTCGAATTTACCGAAGTCGGCGGCGACTACTTCTTCTGGTCCGAACAGGACGAAGACGCCTTCCGCGCAAAGCATGGCCTCAACGAAGCCGACCCCGAACTCGACCGTGTCACAGGCGAATCGGCCAACGGCCAATCATCCAACGGCAATGCAACACCCGCCCCCGCCCGCCGCACCGTCCGCCACGAGTTGCACGAGGTCAAACCGCTCGAACAACTGCTCGCCCGTCTCGATGAGGTCGGCCTCTCCGCCGACGACTACACCATCGGACGCAAAGAATCCGTCACCGGCGAACTCGAACCCACCCGCTTCGAACTGCACACCATCGACCTCAAAGGCAACCCCCACATTGACGCGGTCGTCAACCTGGCTGACTTCGTCCCGATGGTGCTCGACGCTGGCAAGCGCGGCATGGAGATCAAACGCTTCAAGGGCTTGGGCGAAATGGACCCCGACCAGCTCTGGGACACGACCATGAACCCCGAAAATCGCGTCCTGCTCCGCGTCACCTGGGACGCCGCCAGCGAAGCCGAAAAGCTGTTCAGCATTCTCATGGGCGAGGAAGTCGAACCCCGCCGCAAGTACATCGAAGAGCACGCGCTGGACGTGAAGAACCTCGACGTGTGA
- the dtd gene encoding D-aminoacyl-tRNA deacylase, whose product MRVLLQRVSQGSVTVDGDTLGQISLGYVLLVGVGQGDTRAEADRLAEKIVNLRLFPDDRGRFDRSLLDVVGDALVVSQFTLFGDARKGRRPSFIHAADPADAEPLVDYFAERLKALGVRHVATGRFAAMMDVEIHNDGPVTLWLDSAELSA is encoded by the coding sequence ATGCGTGTCCTGCTCCAACGCGTCAGCCAAGGGTCGGTCACCGTCGACGGCGACACCCTCGGCCAGATCAGCCTAGGCTACGTCCTGCTCGTCGGCGTCGGCCAGGGCGACACCCGCGCCGAGGCCGACCGCCTCGCCGAGAAAATCGTCAACCTCCGCCTGTTCCCCGATGACCGCGGCCGATTCGACCGCTCCCTCCTCGACGTCGTCGGCGACGCCCTCGTCGTCTCACAGTTCACCCTCTTTGGTGACGCCCGCAAAGGCCGACGCCCCAGCTTCATCCACGCCGCAGACCCCGCCGACGCCGAGCCGCTCGTCGATTATTTCGCCGAACGCCTCAAAGCCCTCGGCGTCCGCCATGTTGCAACCGGCCGATTTGCCGCCATGATGGACGTGGAAATCCATAACGACGGGCCCGTCACCCTCTGGCTCGATTCCGCAGAGCTCTCCGCATGA
- the efp gene encoding elongation factor P yields the protein MKSQDLRPGMAINMDGQIFLVTSYDHVKPGKGPAYAQVKLKNLVSGGTIEKRFRSSEDVDQINLDKRDMEYLYSDATGAVFMDNESYEQHTIPTDVLGDSLLYVKPNSQITGLVYNGNVISVDLPAAVDLEVTDTPPGIKGATVTNQLKEATLETGLKTKVPAFINIGDVIRVNTEAGDYLSRVSN from the coding sequence GTGAAGTCCCAGGACCTACGCCCCGGCATGGCCATCAACATGGACGGCCAGATCTTCCTCGTCACCAGCTACGACCACGTCAAGCCCGGCAAAGGCCCCGCCTACGCCCAGGTCAAGCTCAAAAACCTCGTCTCCGGCGGCACCATCGAAAAACGCTTCCGCTCCAGCGAAGACGTCGACCAGATCAACCTCGACAAACGCGACATGGAGTACCTCTACTCCGACGCCACCGGCGCCGTGTTCATGGACAACGAGTCCTACGAGCAGCACACCATCCCCACCGACGTGCTCGGCGACAGCCTCCTCTACGTCAAGCCCAACAGCCAGATCACCGGCCTGGTCTACAACGGCAACGTCATCAGCGTCGACCTCCCCGCCGCCGTCGACCTTGAAGTCACCGACACGCCCCCGGGCATCAAAGGCGCGACCGTCACCAACCAGCTCAAAGAAGCCACGCTCGAAACCGGCCTGAAAACCAAGGTCCCCGCCTTCATCAACATCGGCGACGTCATCCGCGTCAACACCGAAGCGGGCGACTACCTCAGCCGCGTCTCCAACTGA
- a CDS encoding ArnT family glycosyltransferase has protein sequence MLNNVRPLTRRELTLLLLIVFAGVGLRAVHMPQTRLWVDEAESAINALTILEHGYPVDTYQGLPKYENVLIRPWEDHPEYEFRDVSYSSRGVPVYHAWLPMYAMAGSMKAMGVRPDPVHETPRVLHSADDMRLRTVAARLPGLVFSAVFLFCMFQLGRRMGGEAAGWAALVICAFAATNVYLGVQARYYSATLAFTAMSLLCLWLVLHRGRWRDFALAGLALSLLFHTHILSAFIAAVMFAVTSPWMLRHERVLAKLVLCGGMLTVAALPWIVLTDFLGTATGLPRARELMDLPRDLFAFPLDRPLVFSVLMFGLLAAVASWLLRHRLPLRFLEPFHRSMPAYMLLAVWSVTAYLAFTLLIPAASYFTQRLSLMLQVPVFLLMAMVFVHMAAMIVPRYAGLLACAGLLLLLATTDRLALPHEAWGKNSGPMAALVNRLSLETFEPGTRIYSTPNSHFVVAYYTGLPVQSVAPVRRSFLNEYDGPIVLVEFTDVPPRPRERVLERDAESAGRSLSSDEIDQAIRQIQIHLMRDQWASRVGELGPQLDPPPEWLNASVEDVRRRWDLNIRRDTRRYSHVLVFRGYTVRHYPDWWQTFFYRFVEPEQRMGENVNYAERIRHGRSIMMPHVGCVLHLADQPVPEARLAADDVNDE, from the coding sequence ATGCTTAATAATGTTCGCCCGCTGACAAGGCGTGAACTGACGTTGCTGTTGCTGATCGTTTTCGCAGGCGTGGGCTTGCGTGCGGTGCATATGCCGCAGACCCGGTTGTGGGTCGACGAGGCGGAGTCGGCGATCAACGCGTTGACGATTCTCGAGCACGGCTACCCGGTCGATACGTATCAGGGCCTGCCGAAGTATGAGAACGTGCTGATTCGGCCGTGGGAGGATCATCCGGAGTACGAGTTTCGGGATGTGAGTTACTCCAGCCGGGGTGTGCCGGTGTATCACGCCTGGCTGCCGATGTATGCGATGGCGGGCAGTATGAAGGCGATGGGCGTTCGGCCGGACCCGGTGCACGAGACGCCGCGCGTGCTGCATTCGGCGGATGACATGCGATTGCGCACCGTCGCGGCGCGGCTGCCGGGGCTGGTGTTCTCGGCGGTGTTTTTGTTTTGCATGTTTCAGCTTGGCCGACGGATGGGCGGCGAGGCGGCGGGGTGGGCGGCGCTGGTGATCTGCGCGTTTGCCGCGACGAACGTTTATCTGGGTGTGCAGGCGAGGTACTACTCGGCGACGCTGGCGTTCACGGCGATGAGCCTGTTGTGCTTGTGGCTTGTTCTGCATCGTGGGCGCTGGCGTGATTTCGCACTGGCGGGGTTGGCGTTGAGTCTGCTGTTTCATACGCACATTCTCTCGGCGTTCATCGCGGCGGTGATGTTCGCGGTGACGTCGCCGTGGATGCTTCGACATGAACGTGTGCTGGCGAAGCTTGTGCTCTGCGGTGGGATGCTGACGGTCGCGGCGCTGCCTTGGATTGTGCTCACCGATTTTCTCGGCACGGCCACGGGGCTGCCGAGGGCACGGGAGTTGATGGACCTGCCGCGCGATCTGTTCGCGTTTCCGCTCGATCGGCCGTTGGTTTTTTCGGTGTTGATGTTCGGGCTGTTGGCGGCGGTGGCGAGTTGGTTGCTGCGTCATCGGCTGCCGTTGCGGTTTCTTGAGCCGTTTCATCGGAGCATGCCCGCGTACATGCTGTTGGCGGTGTGGAGCGTGACGGCGTATCTGGCGTTTACTTTGTTGATTCCCGCAGCAAGTTATTTCACGCAGCGACTGTCGTTGATGTTGCAGGTGCCGGTGTTCCTGTTGATGGCGATGGTTTTTGTGCACATGGCGGCGATGATCGTGCCGCGTTATGCGGGGTTGTTGGCGTGTGCGGGGCTGTTGCTGCTGTTGGCGACGACGGATCGCCTGGCGTTGCCGCATGAAGCATGGGGAAAGAATTCGGGGCCGATGGCGGCGCTGGTAAATCGGCTGAGCCTGGAGACGTTCGAGCCTGGCACGCGGATTTATTCGACGCCGAACAGTCACTTTGTTGTGGCGTATTACACGGGTTTGCCGGTGCAGAGCGTGGCGCCGGTGCGGCGGTCTTTTTTGAATGAGTATGACGGGCCGATCGTGCTCGTGGAGTTTACGGACGTGCCCCCGCGGCCGCGCGAGCGCGTGCTGGAACGCGATGCCGAGTCGGCAGGGCGTTCGCTTTCAAGCGACGAAATTGATCAGGCGATACGACAGATTCAGATTCATTTGATGCGCGATCAATGGGCGTCGCGGGTTGGCGAACTTGGCCCGCAGCTTGACCCGCCGCCTGAGTGGTTGAATGCCAGCGTGGAAGACGTGCGGCGACGGTGGGACCTGAACATTCGGCGCGACACGCGCCGGTATAGCCACGTGCTCGTGTTCCGCGGCTACACGGTTCGGCATTACCCGGACTGGTGGCAGACGTTTTTCTATCGGTTCGTCGAGCCGGAGCAGCGGATGGGGGAGAACGTCAACTATGCCGAGCGTATCCGTCACGGGCGTTCGATCATGATGCCGCACGTTGGATGCGTGCTGCATCTGGCTGACCAGCCTGTGCCCGAGGCCCGGCTCGCGGCGGACGACGTGAATGATGAATAA